Proteins from a genomic interval of Bos mutus isolate GX-2022 chromosome 15, NWIPB_WYAK_1.1, whole genome shotgun sequence:
- the LOC102273298 gene encoding olfactory receptor 4X2, with protein MAKTHNVTEFIFLGLSSNPEVQKVCFVMFLLLYTAIVLGNLLIVLTVMSSRSLGSPMYFFLSYLSFVEICYASTTVPKLISDLLAERKAIPLWGCMSQFFFIHLFGGTEAFLLTVMAYDRYVAICKPLSYTTIMSWQACAFLVGAAWVGAFVHSLVDSLLVFRLPFCGPNVIDHYFCDVLPLLKLACSDTVLIGLLIVANGGTLSVISFVVLLASYVVILLHLRTRSSAGRCKALSTCGAHVTVVTLFFGPCIFIYLRPSTTLSVDKTVAVFYTVITPLLNPVIYSLRNAEVKKAMKRLWVRAMKLEER; from the coding sequence ATGGCTAAAACACACAATGTGACAGAATTCATTTTCCTGGGACTTTCTTCCAATCCAGAGGTGCAGAAAGTCTGCTTTGTGATGTTTCTGCTCCTGTACACAGCCATTGTGCTGGGGAATCTCCTCATTGTCCTCACTGTCATGAGCAGCAGAAGCCTTGGctcccccatgtacttcttcctgagCTACCTGTCCTTTGTTGAGATCTGCTACGCCTCGACGACAGTCCCCAAACTCATCTCAGATCTGCTGGCTGAGAGGAAAGCCATACCTCTGTGGGGCTGcatgtcacagtttttctttatCCACTTGTTTGGTGGCACTGAGGCTTTTTTGCTCactgtgatggcctatgaccgctacgtggccatctgcaagcccctCAGCTACACCACCATCATGAGCTGGCAAGCGTGTGCCTTCCTGGTGGGAGCAGCATGGGTGGGGGCCTTTGTGCATTCCTTGGTTGATAGCCTTCTTGTCTTCCGCTTGCCCTTCTGTGGCCCCAATGTGATCGACCACTATTTCTGTGATGTGCTTCCCCTGCTCAAACTTGCCTGCTCTGACACCGTCCTCATTGGTCTTCTGATCGTTGCTAACGGGGGGACCCTGTCTGTGATCAGCTTTGTGGTCCTCTTAGCCTCCTATGTGGTCATCTTGCTCCATTTGAGGACTCGGAGCTCCGCGGGGCGGTGCAAGGCCCTGTCCACCTGTGGGGCCCATGTCACTGTGGTCACCTTGTTCTTTGGGCCCTGCATCTTCATCTATCTGAGACCTTCTACCACGCTGTCTGTGGACAAGACGGTGGCTGTGTTCTACACGGTGATCACCCCACTGCTCAACCCTGTCATCTACTCCCTGAGAAATGCTGAAGTGAAGAAGGCCATGAAGAGGCTGTGGGTCAGAGCAATGAAACTAGAAGAGAGGTAG